In Thermocrinis minervae, a single genomic region encodes these proteins:
- the carB gene encoding carbamoyl-phosphate synthase large subunit, with protein MPRREDIESILIIGSGPIVIGQAAEFDYSGTQACKALKEEGYRIILVNSNPATIMTDPQIADRTYIEPLTVEVLEKIIQKERPTALLPTLGGQTALNLAVKLYEMGILERYSVELIGASYEAIKKGEDRDLFRKSMQKIGLKVPPSVVVSSVEEGIKAVKEIGFPAILRPAFTLGGTGGSIAYNIEEFKEKLRIALETSPIHQVLIDKSLIGWKEYEFEVIRDKKDNVIIVCSIENFDPMGVHTGDSITVAPAQTLSDKEYQILRDACIAIMREIGVDTGGSNIQFAVNPEDGDFYVIEMNPRVSRSSALASKATGFPIAKVAAKLAVGYTLDELKNDITKHTPASFEPSIDYVVVKIPRFDFMKFPEADRTLTTMMKSVGEVMAIGRTFKEALQKAIYSLEMDVYGLHMKRLEKVTREELEHNLRTPNPDRLWYIAQALREGYTVEQINILTHIDPWFLWQIKEIVDFEKELLQKELDEETLKRAKELGFSDRQIAQLKGMNELEVRKLRKSYSIVPTFKGVDTCAGEFHAYTPYYYSTYESPYFLEGEGPVWDQD; from the coding sequence ATGCCAAGGCGAGAAGACATAGAGAGCATACTCATAATAGGTTCAGGTCCCATAGTCATAGGCCAAGCTGCTGAGTTTGACTACTCGGGCACTCAAGCATGCAAAGCCTTGAAGGAAGAAGGCTACAGGATAATACTGGTAAACTCAAACCCTGCTACCATAATGACAGACCCTCAAATAGCCGACAGGACATACATAGAACCCCTCACCGTGGAGGTACTTGAGAAGATAATCCAAAAGGAGAGACCGACGGCGCTACTACCCACGTTGGGTGGACAGACGGCTCTAAACTTAGCTGTAAAGCTCTACGAGATGGGAATACTGGAAAGGTATTCAGTGGAACTTATAGGTGCAAGCTACGAGGCCATAAAGAAGGGAGAAGATAGAGACCTCTTTAGGAAGTCTATGCAGAAGATAGGTCTTAAGGTTCCTCCTAGCGTGGTAGTGTCTTCGGTAGAAGAAGGTATTAAAGCTGTAAAAGAAATAGGCTTTCCAGCCATCCTCAGGCCAGCTTTTACCCTAGGTGGAACGGGCGGCTCCATAGCCTACAACATAGAAGAGTTCAAGGAAAAGTTGAGGATAGCTTTAGAGACCTCCCCCATACACCAGGTACTGATAGATAAATCCTTGATAGGTTGGAAGGAGTATGAATTCGAGGTAATAAGAGATAAGAAGGACAACGTGATAATAGTATGCTCCATAGAGAACTTTGACCCTATGGGAGTTCACACGGGAGACTCCATAACAGTAGCGCCAGCTCAAACACTATCCGACAAGGAATACCAGATACTAAGGGATGCATGTATAGCCATCATGAGGGAGATAGGTGTGGACACGGGTGGCTCCAACATCCAGTTTGCAGTAAATCCAGAAGACGGTGACTTTTACGTGATAGAGATGAACCCCAGGGTATCCAGAAGCTCCGCGCTCGCTTCAAAGGCAACTGGGTTCCCCATAGCCAAGGTGGCTGCAAAGCTTGCAGTAGGTTACACCTTGGACGAGCTTAAGAACGACATAACCAAGCATACACCTGCTTCCTTCGAACCTTCCATAGACTACGTGGTGGTCAAAATACCGCGCTTTGACTTTATGAAATTCCCCGAGGCAGACAGGACCCTCACCACCATGATGAAGTCCGTGGGTGAGGTTATGGCTATAGGTAGGACCTTTAAGGAAGCCCTTCAGAAAGCCATATACAGCTTAGAGATGGACGTCTATGGTCTGCACATGAAGAGATTAGAAAAAGTAACAAGGGAAGAACTGGAGCATAACCTAAGGACTCCAAACCCAGACAGACTCTGGTACATAGCTCAGGCTTTAAGAGAAGGTTATACGGTGGAGCAGATAAACATCCTCACCCATATAGATCCTTGGTTCCTTTGGCAGATAAAGGAGATAGTAGATTTTGAGAAGGAGCTCCTACAAAAAGAGCTTGATGAAGAAACACTCAAAAGGGCAAAGGAGCTTGGTTTCTCAGACAGACAGATAGCCCAGCTTAAAGGCATGAACGAGCTGGAAGTTAGAAAGCTTAGGAAGAGCTACTCCATAGTTCCCACTTTCAAAGGTGTGGACACGTGCGCCGGTGAGTTCCACGCCTACACTCCTTACTACTACTCTACCTATGAGTCTCCATACTTTTTGGAAGGTGAGGGTCCCGTATGGGACCAGGACTAG
- a CDS encoding nucleoside deaminase — MGPGLERDPFYVCMQEARKAFNEGEVPVGCAVFKEGRLLVSSHNMVQTLKDPLAHAEILAIRQATEILGEKYLYGCEVHVSLEPCLMCTYALVLARVDRIVFYALDHKHGGIMSLYNILDDVRLNHRVRWEYKPREEAQRLLKEFFERLRDDQSRKG, encoded by the coding sequence ATGGGACCAGGACTAGAGCGAGACCCCTTTTACGTATGCATGCAAGAAGCTAGGAAGGCCTTCAACGAAGGAGAAGTACCAGTAGGCTGCGCTGTGTTCAAAGAAGGTAGGTTGTTGGTAAGCTCCCACAACATGGTACAGACTTTAAAAGATCCTCTTGCTCACGCGGAGATACTAGCCATAAGGCAAGCTACAGAAATACTGGGAGAAAAATACCTCTACGGCTGTGAGGTACACGTGAGCCTAGAGCCGTGCCTGATGTGTACCTATGCCCTGGTGCTTGCAAGGGTAGACAGGATAGTCTTCTATGCCCTTGACCACAAACATGGTGGAATCATGAGCCTTTACAACATACTTGACGATGTTAGACTTAACCATAGGGTAAGGTGGGAATACAAACCGAGAGAGGAAGCTCAGAGACTTTTGAAGGAGTTCTTTGAAAGGTTGAGGGATGACCAAAGTAGAAAAGGCTAA
- the recG gene encoding ATP-dependent DNA helicase RecG, with protein MTKVEKAKKLLQELTDKNFLLLKRSKNVGIYLFSLLKDILPQDYLELLKGFDGYSLEKKKALLMTIRSFIEAADFSPRTFSFEHEKKLPLEKFFKKVEDLKVLDQKEKKVLLAFGIQDMQSALWYVPVRYEDRRLNTSIGTAIVGQKVALKVRVVDKGYQQDEKYPAFVKVADSTGVLYLRYKYKNPRFLARFVVGKEMIVYGKLLEYKGEKYMVHPEVLSQEEAGLILPFYYIRTKSGLKLPAKQKHKKLRAIMEKLVEYVKHMPEYMPQEWLKSNNYPSIAECLYFVHKPSHELYPLLTIEDLNAFLTPYQRRLSHEELLLYQLALRLRRLEAVSHNAVKPSEDFLKHIENFKKSLPFKLTQAQERVIEEIVKDILSGKPMQRLLQGDVGSGKTVVSMAIAYAFAMEGYQSAIMVPTEILARQHFENFQKLLAPLGVNVALLTSSVKGAERQSVYKHTKEGNIHVLVGTHALLEEDVEFKKLAFVVIDEQHRFGVLQRKLLLEKGKGYYPHSLVMSATPIPRTLALSLYGDLDISVIDQMPEGRKPIITMLFFESQFDRVVEKVRQEVQKGHKVYVVYPVIEESEKLQLKALMTEHEKWKKLFPDKEVHILHGKMKEEDKRKVMEAFKERGHILLSTTVIEVGIDVPDATVMVIESAHRFGLSQLHQLRGRVGRSHLQSYCYLVVPDEVKQDEDAINRLKVMVRTNDGFKIAEEDLKLRGPGDLLGAAQSGYFGFWVANLTRLDDLILLEKAKKEAEEILSKDPKLESYPDLKKVLLYRYGDRMDLSHIA; from the coding sequence ATGACCAAAGTAGAAAAGGCTAAAAAGCTCTTACAGGAGCTCACCGACAAAAACTTCCTGCTCCTTAAACGATCTAAAAACGTAGGAATCTACCTTTTTAGCCTTCTTAAAGACATACTGCCTCAGGACTACTTGGAACTTCTCAAAGGCTTTGACGGCTACAGCCTAGAGAAGAAGAAAGCTCTACTGATGACTATAAGAAGCTTTATAGAGGCCGCAGACTTTAGCCCAAGGACCTTTAGCTTTGAGCATGAAAAGAAATTACCACTAGAGAAGTTCTTCAAGAAGGTTGAAGACCTTAAGGTCTTGGACCAAAAGGAGAAGAAAGTACTCCTGGCCTTTGGCATACAAGATATGCAAAGTGCTCTATGGTACGTACCCGTAAGGTACGAAGACAGAAGGCTAAACACATCCATAGGTACGGCCATCGTAGGCCAGAAGGTGGCTCTAAAGGTAAGGGTAGTGGACAAGGGCTACCAGCAGGATGAAAAGTACCCAGCCTTTGTTAAGGTAGCAGACTCTACAGGAGTACTCTACCTGCGGTACAAGTATAAAAACCCAAGGTTTCTAGCCCGCTTTGTAGTAGGAAAGGAAATGATAGTCTACGGGAAACTACTAGAGTACAAAGGAGAGAAGTACATGGTACACCCCGAGGTACTCTCTCAGGAAGAGGCAGGACTCATACTACCCTTCTATTACATAAGGACCAAGTCAGGGTTAAAGCTTCCAGCGAAGCAAAAGCACAAAAAGCTAAGAGCCATAATGGAAAAACTAGTAGAGTACGTAAAACATATGCCCGAGTATATGCCTCAGGAGTGGCTTAAAAGCAACAACTACCCATCCATAGCTGAGTGTTTGTACTTTGTACATAAGCCTTCCCACGAGCTTTATCCTCTCTTGACTATAGAAGACCTCAACGCCTTCCTTACCCCCTATCAGAGAAGGTTGTCTCACGAAGAGCTGCTTCTTTATCAGCTTGCCCTTAGACTAAGACGGCTTGAAGCTGTAAGCCACAACGCTGTAAAACCCTCTGAGGACTTCTTAAAGCACATAGAGAATTTTAAGAAGTCGCTACCCTTTAAGCTTACGCAAGCTCAAGAGAGAGTTATAGAAGAGATAGTAAAAGACATACTGTCTGGTAAACCCATGCAGAGGCTTTTACAGGGAGACGTAGGAAGCGGTAAGACAGTAGTTAGCATGGCCATAGCTTACGCCTTTGCCATGGAAGGATACCAGAGCGCCATTATGGTACCTACTGAGATACTTGCAAGACAACATTTTGAAAACTTTCAAAAACTTTTGGCCCCATTAGGTGTAAACGTGGCCCTTTTGACAAGCTCTGTCAAAGGTGCAGAAAGGCAGAGCGTCTACAAACACACAAAGGAAGGAAACATACACGTACTCGTAGGAACCCATGCCCTACTGGAAGAGGACGTAGAGTTCAAGAAGCTTGCCTTTGTAGTCATAGACGAGCAGCACCGTTTTGGAGTCCTTCAGAGAAAGCTACTTCTTGAAAAGGGAAAGGGTTATTACCCGCACAGCCTCGTCATGAGCGCCACACCCATACCCAGGACCCTAGCCCTTTCCCTCTATGGAGACCTAGACATCTCTGTAATAGACCAGATGCCAGAGGGTAGGAAACCCATCATCACCATGCTATTCTTTGAGTCACAGTTTGACAGAGTGGTAGAAAAGGTAAGGCAGGAGGTTCAGAAAGGACACAAGGTCTACGTGGTCTACCCCGTTATAGAAGAATCTGAAAAGCTCCAACTTAAGGCCTTGATGACGGAACACGAAAAGTGGAAGAAGCTCTTCCCAGACAAGGAAGTACACATACTGCACGGAAAGATGAAAGAGGAGGACAAAAGAAAGGTGATGGAGGCTTTCAAGGAAAGAGGTCACATCCTCCTTTCCACCACTGTCATAGAAGTTGGTATAGACGTACCTGACGCCACCGTCATGGTGATTGAATCCGCTCATAGGTTTGGACTCTCACAGCTTCACCAGCTAAGGGGTAGGGTAGGTAGGTCTCACCTTCAAAGCTACTGCTACCTGGTAGTACCAGATGAGGTAAAACAGGACGAGGATGCCATAAACAGGCTGAAGGTTATGGTACGTACCAACGACGGATTTAAGATAGCTGAAGAAGACCTAAAGCTCAGGGGACCTGGTGATCTTCTGGGTGCAGCCCAATCGGGATACTTTGGATTCTGGGTGGCAAACCTCACGCGCCTCGATGACCTTATACTCCTTGAGAAGGCAAAGAAAGAGGCCGAAGAGATACTTTCCAAAGATCCAAAGCTTGAAAGCTATCCAGACCTTAAAAAGGTCTTACTCTACAGGTACGGTGATAGGATGGACCTAAGTCACATAGCTTAA
- a CDS encoding cupin domain-containing protein, with product MDLKELKRKLELMGYKNIYSWCDPPGAYYDWHTHSRDEVRLVYKGSMVIGTEEGVYHLKEGDIFEVKAGQRHWARTEEGVCYLCGEK from the coding sequence ATGGACCTAAAAGAGTTAAAGAGAAAGCTTGAACTCATGGGTTATAAAAACATCTACTCGTGGTGTGATCCACCAGGTGCTTACTACGACTGGCATACCCATAGTAGGGACGAAGTGAGGCTAGTCTACAAGGGTTCCATGGTGATAGGTACAGAGGAAGGTGTGTACCACCTTAAAGAAGGTGATATCTTTGAGGTAAAGGCAGGTCAAAGACACTGGGCAAGGACGGAGGAGGGTGTCTGCTACCTCTGTGGTGAGAAGTAG
- a CDS encoding 2Fe-2S iron-sulfur cluster-binding protein: MEKVRITIDGKEYEVQKGKTVLQAALENGIAIPYFCYHPRLKIIGACRMCIVYNEKTGRLITSCNTPVEDGMVISTKHDLVKANQKYLLQAFMTRHPLDCPICDKAGECDLQNYGAIFGPQRQIVPVSALEKERHYVDWESDFLEYYSNRCVVCYRCTRACDDVVGAHALYIEERGFQSNIAPAVRPMDTSSCEMCGICVHVCPVGAIISKPFKYWTRSWLLERASTHCFNCAVGCEVQVEFGLGDWRSQRKVYRTKPTDELNICAKTFFGYDVLNENRLLSCYLHGKEESPSNVASFLANILKERGESTAIVVSPYLSNEVLQSIRSVAEAVGSFITSTLSLDLYPFLEAFGEPKDVSVHDLSSYEGFVLIGEDITSSLPVLSYYIKGKVYRVGEFSRDSKLRPHVIDLESLKDLEGKFLVLVNTTGLIGDKARALGEYLKSLKDRVDFMVLHKDANFKGVYRIFGDKLSHLGGLLEEVQRGKIKNLVVFGEDILDYYPEEYVYGLFEKLEHLVVFSPFADGLSSYAGIRIPMNLLGEVEGTFSSLFGDVPSRRILPWAFNDRDFFQALTSAVGSLNKGIKILKKESYQPVKTPEVHLYRSSWITRRSQNLSKLYEKNSTVLQRWT; the protein is encoded by the coding sequence ATGGAGAAAGTAAGAATAACTATAGATGGTAAGGAATATGAGGTTCAGAAAGGAAAAACCGTACTTCAGGCAGCCCTTGAGAACGGTATAGCTATACCTTACTTCTGCTACCACCCCAGGCTCAAGATAATAGGTGCCTGTAGGATGTGTATCGTCTACAACGAAAAGACTGGAAGGCTGATTACCTCCTGTAACACTCCAGTAGAGGATGGTATGGTTATCTCCACAAAGCACGACCTGGTGAAGGCAAACCAGAAGTACCTCCTGCAAGCCTTTATGACAAGACATCCACTGGACTGTCCCATATGTGACAAGGCTGGAGAGTGTGACCTCCAAAACTATGGTGCCATCTTTGGACCACAAAGACAGATAGTTCCTGTGTCTGCACTAGAGAAGGAAAGGCACTACGTAGACTGGGAGAGCGACTTTTTGGAGTATTACTCTAACAGGTGTGTGGTTTGTTATAGGTGTACAAGAGCCTGCGATGATGTGGTAGGTGCCCATGCCCTCTACATAGAGGAAAGGGGATTCCAATCTAACATAGCTCCAGCTGTTAGGCCCATGGACACATCAAGCTGCGAGATGTGCGGTATATGCGTTCATGTGTGTCCGGTGGGAGCCATAATATCAAAACCTTTCAAATACTGGACAAGAAGCTGGTTACTCGAAAGAGCGTCTACCCATTGTTTTAACTGTGCGGTAGGATGTGAAGTCCAGGTAGAGTTTGGTCTGGGTGACTGGAGATCTCAGAGAAAGGTCTACAGGACAAAGCCCACGGATGAGCTAAACATATGTGCCAAAACCTTCTTTGGGTACGATGTACTAAACGAAAACAGACTCCTGTCCTGTTACTTGCACGGTAAAGAAGAATCACCTTCCAACGTGGCCAGCTTCCTGGCTAACATCCTTAAGGAGAGGGGAGAATCAACGGCTATAGTGGTGTCACCCTACCTTAGCAACGAAGTGTTACAGTCCATAAGGTCTGTAGCTGAAGCTGTAGGCTCTTTTATCACTTCTACCTTGAGCCTTGACCTCTATCCCTTCTTGGAGGCCTTTGGAGAACCAAAGGATGTAAGCGTACACGACCTTAGCTCTTACGAAGGCTTTGTTCTCATAGGAGAGGACATAACCTCAAGCTTACCAGTGCTCTCTTACTACATCAAGGGCAAGGTCTACAGGGTGGGCGAGTTTTCGAGGGATTCCAAGCTAAGACCTCATGTCATAGACCTGGAAAGCTTAAAGGACCTTGAGGGTAAGTTCCTTGTCCTGGTAAACACCACTGGTTTAATAGGAGATAAAGCCAGGGCTCTTGGAGAGTACCTGAAAAGTTTAAAAGATAGGGTTGACTTTATGGTGCTACACAAGGATGCAAACTTTAAGGGTGTCTACAGGATCTTCGGAGACAAGCTCTCCCACCTTGGTGGTCTTCTTGAAGAGGTCCAAAGGGGCAAAATAAAGAACCTGGTAGTGTTCGGTGAGGACATACTAGACTACTACCCTGAGGAATACGTTTATGGACTCTTTGAAAAATTGGAGCATTTGGTGGTTTTCTCACCTTTTGCTGACGGCCTATCTTCCTATGCAGGCATAAGGATACCCATGAATCTGTTGGGTGAAGTGGAAGGTACCTTTAGCTCCTTGTTTGGGGATGTTCCTTCAAGGAGAATCTTACCATGGGCCTTTAACGATAGGGACTTCTTCCAGGCTCTTACATCTGCCGTGGGAAGCCTCAACAAGGGTATTAAGATACTTAAGAAGGAAAGCTATCAGCCTGTTAAAACTCCAGAGGTCCACCTCTACAGAAGCTCTTGGATAACAAGAAGGAGTCAGAACCTTAGCAAGCTATACGAGAAGAACTCAACGGTTTTACAAAGATGGACCTAA
- the rpsO gene encoding 30S ribosomal protein S15: MPLPKELKQEIIRNFQRHDKDTGSPEVQIAILTEKINRLTEHLKKHKKDIHSRRGLIAMIHARRRHLEYLRQKDYQRYLEIVKRLGLKVKE, encoded by the coding sequence ATGCCGCTTCCTAAAGAGCTAAAGCAGGAGATAATAAGGAACTTTCAGAGGCACGATAAGGATACGGGCTCTCCTGAGGTGCAGATAGCCATACTCACGGAGAAGATAAACAGGCTTACAGAGCACCTCAAGAAGCACAAGAAGGATATACACTCAAGGAGAGGCCTTATAGCTATGATACACGCAAGAAGGAGGCATCTCGAGTACCTCAGACAGAAAGACTATCAGAGGTACCTTGAGATAGTAAAAAGGTTGGGTCTTAAGGTGAAAGAATGA
- a CDS encoding polyribonucleotide nucleotidyltransferase has product MIKVEIPLEDQDPIIIETGHYAKLADGSVVVKQGDTAVLVTAVMSDSPATGVDFVPLTVDYREQASAWGKIPGGFIKREGKPTDREVLVSRVIDRPIRPLFPEGFFHDVVVTALTLSADDKYDPDVLAITGASAALHISRIPFDGPIAGLRVCRVDGNFLVNPTYEQRQKADLELIVAVSEDSIVMVEGGGKEVPEEVLLQALYYALEKGKPIIEAQRKLREQAGVEKASFEPIDLPEDIQKALEEFCTPRILECFAIQDKRQRKDALAKVLEEFLQYQGIQDESLKFKVQYAYKKLNSKLLRKKVLDEGVRIDGRGPKDIRPITIEVHPFERPHGSAIFTRGQTQAFATVTLGSPEEAQLVESIYEGEVAKRFMLHYNFPPFSTGEARPWGPPRRREIGHGSLAERALEPLIPPEEEFPYIIRIVSNILESNGSTSMATVCAGSLALFDAGVPMKKHVAGIAMGLIMDGERYVILSDILGDEDQLGDMDFKVAGTRDGITSVQMDIKIKGLKKEIMAQALEQAKEGRLYILQKMYEAIPEPRKEVSPYAPKIEIITVPEDKALLIIGPGGKNVREIREKIGASVWVHEGGRVSITAQTREAIEEAKKIIKSLIAEIEVGKVYEGKITRVEPYGVFVEILPGKVGLLHVSKMEGNVKDVKARFSVGDTIRAMVIEIDELGRPKLSTIGIDQSEQTKPA; this is encoded by the coding sequence ATGATAAAGGTGGAGATTCCACTGGAAGACCAGGATCCGATCATTATAGAAACAGGGCATTATGCTAAGCTGGCAGATGGCTCCGTAGTAGTAAAGCAGGGTGATACTGCCGTCCTAGTAACGGCAGTCATGTCAGACTCACCCGCCACGGGTGTAGACTTCGTACCGCTTACTGTAGATTACAGGGAGCAAGCCTCAGCTTGGGGTAAAATACCCGGCGGCTTTATAAAGAGGGAAGGAAAGCCCACCGATAGGGAGGTACTCGTTTCAAGAGTCATAGACAGGCCTATAAGACCTCTGTTCCCAGAGGGCTTCTTCCATGATGTGGTGGTGACCGCCCTCACTCTGTCAGCCGACGACAAGTATGACCCTGATGTGCTTGCCATAACTGGAGCCTCCGCCGCACTACACATATCCCGGATACCCTTTGATGGACCTATAGCAGGTCTAAGGGTATGCAGGGTAGACGGAAATTTCCTTGTAAACCCCACCTACGAGCAAAGGCAAAAGGCAGACCTAGAGCTTATAGTAGCCGTCTCAGAGGATTCCATAGTCATGGTAGAGGGTGGAGGCAAGGAGGTACCTGAAGAGGTACTCCTTCAAGCTCTTTACTATGCCCTGGAAAAGGGTAAACCTATAATAGAAGCTCAGAGGAAGCTGAGAGAACAAGCAGGCGTAGAAAAGGCCTCCTTTGAACCTATAGACTTACCTGAAGACATACAAAAAGCCCTTGAAGAGTTCTGCACACCAAGAATACTAGAATGTTTTGCCATACAGGACAAAAGACAGAGAAAGGACGCTCTTGCGAAAGTCTTAGAAGAGTTCTTACAATACCAAGGTATACAGGATGAGTCTTTAAAGTTCAAAGTTCAGTACGCCTATAAGAAGCTAAACAGTAAACTGTTGCGTAAAAAAGTCCTGGATGAAGGTGTCCGCATAGACGGAAGGGGGCCTAAAGATATAAGGCCCATAACCATAGAGGTTCATCCCTTTGAAAGGCCACACGGAAGCGCCATATTCACCAGGGGGCAAACGCAAGCCTTTGCCACCGTAACCTTAGGCTCTCCGGAGGAAGCTCAGCTCGTCGAAAGCATATACGAAGGAGAAGTGGCCAAAAGGTTTATGCTGCACTACAACTTCCCACCCTTCTCCACGGGTGAGGCAAGACCTTGGGGACCACCAAGGAGAAGAGAGATAGGACATGGCTCCCTTGCAGAAAGGGCTTTAGAGCCTCTAATACCACCAGAAGAGGAGTTTCCTTACATAATAAGGATAGTTTCTAACATCTTAGAGTCCAATGGTTCTACTTCGATGGCCACCGTGTGTGCTGGATCCCTGGCACTCTTTGATGCGGGAGTCCCCATGAAGAAACACGTAGCTGGCATAGCTATGGGCCTCATCATGGATGGAGAGAGGTACGTCATCCTGTCCGACATACTGGGAGACGAAGACCAGCTTGGAGACATGGACTTTAAAGTGGCAGGTACAAGAGATGGTATAACCAGCGTCCAGATGGACATAAAGATAAAGGGCCTCAAGAAGGAAATAATGGCCCAAGCTCTAGAGCAAGCAAAGGAAGGAAGGCTTTACATACTCCAAAAGATGTACGAAGCCATACCTGAACCCAGGAAGGAAGTTTCACCTTACGCTCCAAAGATAGAGATAATCACCGTTCCTGAAGATAAGGCTCTGTTGATAATAGGTCCAGGTGGAAAGAACGTAAGAGAGATAAGGGAAAAGATTGGAGCAAGCGTGTGGGTCCATGAGGGTGGAAGAGTTTCCATAACGGCTCAGACAAGGGAAGCCATAGAAGAGGCCAAGAAGATAATAAAGAGCCTTATTGCTGAAATAGAAGTGGGTAAAGTTTACGAAGGTAAGATAACAAGAGTTGAGCCTTACGGAGTCTTTGTAGAAATACTCCCAGGAAAGGTAGGACTCTTACACGTATCCAAGATGGAAGGGAACGTTAAAGATGTAAAGGCTAGGTTCTCGGTTGGTGATACCATAAGGGCTATGGTCATAGAGATAGACGAGCTTGGCAGACCCAAACTCAGTACCATAGGTATAGATCAATCAGAGCAGACAAAGCCGGCGTAG
- the dut gene encoding dUTP diphosphatase has product MKIRVKRLPHAEGLPLPTYATKGSSGFDLLAAVDSPVVINPGEWALIPTGLVFEIPEGYEGQVRPRSGLALKHGITLLNSPGTIDSDYRGEVKVILINLGKEPFVVERGDRIAQMVIVPIVKVDLEESQDLQETERSDGGFGSTGIKPNA; this is encoded by the coding sequence ATGAAGATAAGGGTAAAAAGGCTTCCCCACGCAGAAGGTCTTCCTTTGCCTACCTATGCCACAAAGGGCTCATCTGGTTTTGACCTTCTGGCTGCTGTAGACTCTCCGGTAGTCATCAACCCAGGAGAGTGGGCGCTCATACCCACCGGTCTAGTGTTTGAGATCCCTGAAGGTTACGAGGGTCAAGTAAGACCAAGGAGCGGGCTAGCTCTAAAGCACGGCATAACCCTTTTGAACTCACCAGGTACGATAGACTCCGACTACAGGGGTGAAGTCAAAGTGATCCTTATAAACCTAGGCAAGGAACCTTTCGTGGTAGAAAGGGGAGACAGGATAGCCCAGATGGTTATAGTACCTATAGTAAAGGTTGATCTTGAAGAAAGCCAAGACTTGCAAGAGACAGAAAGATCCGATGGAGGTTTTGGCTCCACAGGAATAAAACCTAATGCATGA
- a CDS encoding cation:proton antiporter: MHELFLQLAIILFTARLVGDLFAKFGIPTVLGEILVGVLLGQSALGLIPINDVIRTLAEIGILVLLFHIGLEADIHQLKKVGLSAFFVATVGALTPIFLSTAVGIYVLDLPLTTSLFLGGTFTATSIGITVGVLKSLGRLKERFAQVVLGAAVIDDVLGIIALTVIAQYARNMWIDFNAITTLILYIAIFFFFSPLLAKIMANFIQIIARRLGTMDFVPSTVMAMVFFFAYLSHLFQMEAILGAFTAGLALSRNFSLPFANILRTDEHMAQKIEHTMAPLTWLFTPIFFVYVGLQINLRVVDLTNPTFWKLFFILLFISFVGKLVSGFVTRGPLREKLLIGLSMLPRGEVGLIFVELGKQLRVYDEFMYAVVVGVVAVTTLLSPILLKLALR; the protein is encoded by the coding sequence ATGCATGAGCTCTTCCTGCAATTAGCCATAATACTCTTTACAGCAAGGCTTGTGGGAGACCTATTTGCAAAGTTTGGGATTCCTACAGTCCTCGGTGAGATACTAGTAGGTGTGCTCTTAGGTCAAAGTGCCCTTGGTCTTATCCCCATAAACGATGTCATAAGAACCCTTGCTGAGATAGGCATTCTTGTCCTTCTTTTTCACATAGGTCTCGAAGCAGACATACACCAGCTAAAAAAAGTAGGACTTTCTGCCTTCTTTGTAGCTACAGTAGGAGCTTTAACTCCCATATTCTTGAGTACAGCAGTGGGTATTTATGTGCTTGATCTACCACTTACAACTTCTCTCTTTCTAGGCGGCACTTTCACGGCTACTAGCATAGGCATAACAGTCGGAGTTTTAAAAAGCTTGGGAAGGCTCAAAGAGAGGTTTGCCCAAGTGGTGTTAGGTGCAGCCGTTATAGACGACGTGCTAGGTATCATAGCCCTAACCGTGATAGCGCAATATGCTAGAAACATGTGGATAGACTTCAACGCCATAACTACGCTCATCTTGTACATAGCAATCTTCTTCTTCTTTTCACCCTTGTTAGCCAAGATTATGGCCAATTTCATACAGATCATCGCCAGGAGACTAGGGACTATGGACTTTGTACCATCTACAGTGATGGCCATGGTCTTCTTCTTCGCCTACCTGTCTCACCTCTTTCAGATGGAGGCTATACTAGGAGCCTTCACTGCAGGCCTTGCCCTTTCAAGAAACTTCTCACTACCCTTTGCTAATATTTTGAGAACAGACGAACACATGGCTCAAAAGATAGAACACACTATGGCACCACTGACCTGGCTGTTCACACCCATATTCTTCGTATACGTGGGCCTCCAGATAAACCTAAGGGTAGTAGATCTTACCAATCCTACGTTTTGGAAGCTCTTTTTCATCTTGCTTTTTATTTCCTTTGTAGGCAAGTTGGTTTCTGGCTTTGTAACAAGAGGACCACTGAGGGAGAAGCTCCTTATAGGCTTGTCCATGCTACCAAGAGGAGAGGTGGGGCTTATATTTGTAGAGTTGGGAAAGCAGTTAAGGGTGTATGATGAGTTTATGTACGCAGTGGTGGTAGGTGTAGTTGCTGTAACCACACTGCTGTCACCCATACTTCTAAAGCTTGCTCTAAGATGA